The Hevea brasiliensis isolate MT/VB/25A 57/8 chromosome 1, ASM3005281v1, whole genome shotgun sequence genome has a window encoding:
- the LOC110650682 gene encoding uncharacterized protein LOC110650682 isoform X3, which translates to MSNKEGQDFYSSLSRKELQSLCKKFGLPARKSSFEMGKSLFSFFQKNDLSLTSLGKTGGGIQEVLLPSSSVTTWHAEAPFNLTGNMIKDSFQQRSCPREGNGGNISTKSKELESRTGLGAHDKEDFGGAIDYFPGPSQPQFVSRSAGGGVIHKETPSSFSGRMEHTPQFHCGHINVGVCPIENASPKIRTYTKVPASFEFHVSSEEGIKLCVDLNSSPSDWIKKYKNQVSLTMNVDSTKSRSIHQELGCIRESDNTQIKSSFPQNVNPDEIEDGRGQGKPSPSLVMENNIGIDHPDGGNKSSAILLTRPCSVEGSDCLGEDQGPISSKPRSNVQNQIISNIESFTKNGDSTILDSDIIDTPTEKTACNFAVNTISDGSVDLIAIEHQNSKRDDEVCENSTRQNNSDLENNCVVFPGFLASSSAEMQLSEAGNYHKDTSCSPNKNGELLDLDDSKHNIVNEQAALATSSENDQCGNHSPTCSEEREWNNIVNVMESSLLRS; encoded by the exons ATGTCGAATAAGGAAGGTCAAGACTTCTATTCTAGTCTTTCAAGGAAAGAGCTTCAAAGTTTGTGCAAGAAATTTGGCTTGCCTGCTAGAAAGTCAAGTTTTGAAATGGGTAAATCATTGTTCTCGTTCTTTCAG AAGAATGATTTAAGCTTGACATCCTTAGGCAAGACCGGAGGTGGGATCCAAGAGGTTTTACTTCCTTCATCTTCAGTAACAACATGGCATGCTGAAGCACCTTTCAATTTGACAGGAAATATGATAAAAG ATAGCTTTCAACAGAGATCTTGTCCTAGAGAAGGTAACGGAGGAAATATAAGCACTAAATCCAAAGAATTGGAAAGCCGCACGGGACTCGGGGCTCATGACAAG GAAGACTTTGGTGGCGCAATTGATTATTTTCCGGGTCCATCCCAGCCTCAATTTGTTTCTCGAAGTGCTGGTGGTGGTGTCATCCATAAGGAGACCCCGTCAAGCTTCAGTGGCCGCATGGAGCATACACCCCAGTTTCATTGTGGACACATAAATGTAGGTGTCTGTCCTATAGAGAATGCCTCTCCTAAAATAAGAACTTATACAAAGGTTCCTGCCTCTTTTGAGTTTCATGTCAGTTCAGAAGAGGGAATCAAACTCTGTGTTGATCTGAATTCAAGCCCCTCAGACTGGATTAAGAAATACAAAAATCAGGTTTCTTTAACTATGAATGTGGACAGTACCAAGTCTCGAAGTATTCATCAAGAGCTTGGGTGCATTAGAGAAAGTGATAATACACAAATAAAAAGTTCCTTTCCTCAAAATGTAAATCCTGATGAAATTGAGGATGGCCGTGGACAAGGCAAACCTTCTCCAAGTTTGGTTATGGAAAATAATATAGGGATTGATCATCCAGATGGAGGTAATAAATCATCAGCAATCTTGCTGACAAGACCATGTAGTGTGGAGGGATCAGACTGCTTAGGGGAAGATCAGGGACCTATCTCATCTAAACCTAGATCTAATGTGCAGAACCAAATAATTTCTAATATAGAATCCTTCACTAAGAATGGGGATAGTACTATACTTGATTCAGATATCATTGATACTCCAACAGAAAAGACAGCCTGTAATTTTGCTGTTAACACCATATCCGATGGCTCAGTAGATCTTATTGCAATTGAGCATCAGAATTCAAAGCGAGATGATGAAGTTTGTGAGAATTCAACCCGGCAAAACAATAGTGATCTTGAGAATAATTGTGTTGTGTTTCCTGGATTCTTGGCCAGTAGTTCTGCAGAAATGCAGTTGTCAGAAGCTGGAAATTACCACAAAGACACATCATGTTCACCTAATAAAAATGGTGAACTCTTGGACCTGGATGATTCAAAGCACAATATAGTAAATGAGCAAGCTGCATTAGCCACATCAAGTGAGAATGATCAGTGTGGGAACCATTCGCCTACATGCTCTGAAGAGCGG
- the LOC110650682 gene encoding uncharacterized protein LOC110650682 isoform X2: MSNKEGQDFYSSLSRKELQSLCKKFGLPARKSSFEMGKSLFSFFQKNDLSLTSLGKTGGGIQEVLLPSSSVTTWHAEAPFNLTGNMIKDSFQQRSCPREGNGGNISTKSKELESRTGLGAHDKEDFGGAIDYFPGPSQPQFVSRSAGGGVIHKETPSSFSGRMEHTPQFHCGHINVGVCPIENASPKIRTYTKVPASFEFHVSSEEGIKLCVDLNSSPSDWIKKYKNQVSLTMNVDSTKSRSIHQELGCIRESDNTQIKSSFPQNVNPDEIEDGRGQGKPSPSLVMENNIGIDHPDGGNKSSAILLTRPCSVEGSDCLGEDQGPISSKPRSNVQNQIISNIESFTKNGDSTILDSDIIDTPTEKTACNFAVNTISDGSVDLIAIEHQNSKRDDEVCENSTRQNNSDLENNCVVFPGFLASSSAEMQLSEAGNYHKDTSCSPNKNGELLDLDDSKHNIVNEQAALATSSENDQCGNHSPTCSEERRTTINGKPGGFVTSHCCYEGHKKN, translated from the exons ATGTCGAATAAGGAAGGTCAAGACTTCTATTCTAGTCTTTCAAGGAAAGAGCTTCAAAGTTTGTGCAAGAAATTTGGCTTGCCTGCTAGAAAGTCAAGTTTTGAAATGGGTAAATCATTGTTCTCGTTCTTTCAG AAGAATGATTTAAGCTTGACATCCTTAGGCAAGACCGGAGGTGGGATCCAAGAGGTTTTACTTCCTTCATCTTCAGTAACAACATGGCATGCTGAAGCACCTTTCAATTTGACAGGAAATATGATAAAAG ATAGCTTTCAACAGAGATCTTGTCCTAGAGAAGGTAACGGAGGAAATATAAGCACTAAATCCAAAGAATTGGAAAGCCGCACGGGACTCGGGGCTCATGACAAG GAAGACTTTGGTGGCGCAATTGATTATTTTCCGGGTCCATCCCAGCCTCAATTTGTTTCTCGAAGTGCTGGTGGTGGTGTCATCCATAAGGAGACCCCGTCAAGCTTCAGTGGCCGCATGGAGCATACACCCCAGTTTCATTGTGGACACATAAATGTAGGTGTCTGTCCTATAGAGAATGCCTCTCCTAAAATAAGAACTTATACAAAGGTTCCTGCCTCTTTTGAGTTTCATGTCAGTTCAGAAGAGGGAATCAAACTCTGTGTTGATCTGAATTCAAGCCCCTCAGACTGGATTAAGAAATACAAAAATCAGGTTTCTTTAACTATGAATGTGGACAGTACCAAGTCTCGAAGTATTCATCAAGAGCTTGGGTGCATTAGAGAAAGTGATAATACACAAATAAAAAGTTCCTTTCCTCAAAATGTAAATCCTGATGAAATTGAGGATGGCCGTGGACAAGGCAAACCTTCTCCAAGTTTGGTTATGGAAAATAATATAGGGATTGATCATCCAGATGGAGGTAATAAATCATCAGCAATCTTGCTGACAAGACCATGTAGTGTGGAGGGATCAGACTGCTTAGGGGAAGATCAGGGACCTATCTCATCTAAACCTAGATCTAATGTGCAGAACCAAATAATTTCTAATATAGAATCCTTCACTAAGAATGGGGATAGTACTATACTTGATTCAGATATCATTGATACTCCAACAGAAAAGACAGCCTGTAATTTTGCTGTTAACACCATATCCGATGGCTCAGTAGATCTTATTGCAATTGAGCATCAGAATTCAAAGCGAGATGATGAAGTTTGTGAGAATTCAACCCGGCAAAACAATAGTGATCTTGAGAATAATTGTGTTGTGTTTCCTGGATTCTTGGCCAGTAGTTCTGCAGAAATGCAGTTGTCAGAAGCTGGAAATTACCACAAAGACACATCATGTTCACCTAATAAAAATGGTGAACTCTTGGACCTGGATGATTCAAAGCACAATATAGTAAATGAGCAAGCTGCATTAGCCACATCAAGTGAGAATGATCAGTGTGGGAACCATTCGCCTACATGCTCTGAAGAGCGG aGGACAACCATAAATGGAAAACCAGGTGGATTTGTAACTTCTCATTGTTGTTACGAAGggcacaagaaaaattaa